A stretch of the Marivirga tractuosa DSM 4126 genome encodes the following:
- a CDS encoding PAS domain S-box protein: MANESSNSKKQQNFESNFLLAQVESLTKSGTWELDLVGNNLCWSDGVFRMLGYEPQEFEVSFEKGVEVIHPDDRERATVLLEDVLQNDQDYFIEKRLVTKPGNIIYVRSKANIFKDENGNPIKLIGVFQDISDFIESQHQIEEQNSLTSDIIQNLPSAFFLFNQKGQHLLWNNQLEEITGYSHNEIASLSPPDLYNGQEKDKVENHIKEVLEIGYTELEAWLTTKSNGEIPLYFTASTIQYKGERCIFGTGTDISKRLHLLHELELLISNTDEAFMYVDQELNVVSYNHQMKTHYDLLFNKKLKKGLKLTQLAKKDLQKELSSIIKQVWKKQQAKAILKVSIDGKKRYYELKFKPILSEDNKVNGIFITSLNVTESHIANSALKKSQQKLQQVLDSSLDTLCTIDEDGIFQMVSRSSEQLWGYKPEELEGKSFMDFVIAEDKDLTSKVAQEIKGGRQYRNFENRYRHKNGTIVPVVWSAYWEEEQNLMNCVARDATDKNTAEEQLKLSESRFKALVQEGGDLIGILDLEGNYKYVSPTSTTILGIEPDEFIGENAFDFIHPDDKEWVIKEFEKLQEEKNVQLAPFRFRNNKDEWRWLESSISNLLKEPSVQGIVANSRDVTERIEIERELKEGNERLKLVMKAGSESIWDYDPVKDELFLGEGYQKKYGFNSSGNLSNIKLHDSLIHPEDFKELKSSKLDALADPKITEWTGSYRFKKKDGDYARVEDRALILRDKKGIAIRAVGAIKDVSQQYLNDKLDEIEKELMEGSIKADKSIQELLHDYLVGIDSLFSGMKTSVSFIEKNRLKDFNSPNLPIEYLEQIENIPIGINQGSCGTAAYLKKQIIVKNILEDDRWDGYKDLAIKYKFKSCWSEPIFDTKGSVIATFAIYTDTVKEPEDLELNIFERGARLISLILQNFNYIKSIQESNERFKYINKATNNAIYDWNVKEDLFYWGNSLTRVFGHKINENKFSLRDWANWLHPDDRDEVLQNLDMFLANPEGSKWSYEYRFKDINEQYAYVEEVGYLIRDEKGQALRMIGALRDQTQYKQDQIRQELHYELSQFFKKDESLSKVLKKSVKFLSQFGGFKAGEIWLLSHNQQELNLSTFYAKSGDKEIFYDENTVETFQFGEGLPGTVWKTLKNEVWNEIDESAIFIRHKLAKQAKLKSATAYPLFYQEEIIGVLVLFSDKKLKKYDRDVLFYNSLNQYLGAEIVRKQQEEELSLFFESAPEILAVASPHGNFVKVNPAFCNLLGYNEEELTNQPFTDFLHPSDLQGTIAEFNETVTGERHANNFINRYKTKDGHYKWISWFSSDPFGQEGLVFSYGRDVTEIIELQQTVDNATKLAKVGGWEVNQLTGEHYWSPMTKIIHEVSENFSPNLEEAINFYRPDFQGTVSNAVERAIKFGEEFDFEAVIITAKGNEKWVRAIGNVEMRDGECVRLYGSFQDINDRKMIELRLENISNNIPGVIFQYHLKPDGTDLLDFVSKGSEEIFGFTPEACMESTDKIWKLIEAGGDMLQMKKTIFKSAKHLSQWHAVWRYQHPDGNIYWHEGFGNPMKKPNGSVVWDSIIVDITEKRKAEEQIRIANLALEKHARDLEISNAELEQFAYVASHDLQEPLRMVSGFLTQLEKKYGDQLDDKAHQYIDFAVDGAKRMRQIILDLLDFSRIGKDEEDFVDVDLNDVVNEVCLLHRKQIEELNAEVLFDNLPTIQGHPSPMIQLFQNLISNGLKYNNPNIPPKILIRGRELKKEWKFSVKDNGIGIEEAYFDRIFNIFQRLHNKTAYSGTGMGLAIVKKIVENQKGKIWLESKVGKGTTFYFTIPK; the protein is encoded by the coding sequence ATGGCTAATGAAAGTTCAAATAGTAAAAAACAGCAAAACTTTGAAAGCAATTTCTTACTAGCCCAAGTTGAATCCTTAACCAAATCCGGTACTTGGGAATTAGATTTAGTTGGGAATAATTTATGCTGGTCTGATGGAGTTTTTCGAATGTTGGGTTACGAACCCCAAGAATTTGAAGTAAGTTTTGAAAAAGGAGTGGAAGTAATTCATCCAGATGACAGAGAGCGAGCGACAGTCTTACTGGAAGATGTTTTACAAAATGATCAAGATTATTTCATTGAAAAACGATTAGTCACCAAACCGGGCAACATTATTTATGTTCGCTCAAAAGCCAATATTTTTAAAGATGAAAATGGGAATCCTATTAAACTCATAGGGGTTTTTCAAGATATTAGCGACTTTATTGAATCTCAGCATCAAATTGAAGAGCAGAATTCTCTCACTAGTGACATCATTCAAAATTTACCTTCGGCATTCTTTCTTTTCAATCAAAAAGGACAACACCTATTATGGAACAATCAATTGGAAGAAATTACTGGCTATAGTCATAATGAAATAGCTTCTCTTTCACCTCCTGATTTATATAATGGTCAGGAGAAAGACAAGGTTGAAAACCACATTAAAGAGGTATTGGAAATTGGGTATACTGAGCTCGAAGCTTGGTTAACCACTAAAAGTAATGGAGAGATCCCCTTATATTTTACTGCTTCCACTATTCAATATAAAGGAGAGCGGTGTATTTTTGGTACTGGAACTGATATAAGTAAAAGGCTTCACCTCTTACACGAATTGGAATTGCTAATTAGCAATACGGATGAAGCCTTTATGTATGTTGACCAAGAGCTAAATGTGGTTTCCTACAACCATCAAATGAAGACTCATTACGATTTATTGTTTAACAAGAAACTCAAGAAAGGACTTAAATTAACACAATTAGCAAAAAAAGATCTACAAAAGGAATTAAGTAGCATTATAAAACAAGTTTGGAAGAAACAGCAAGCAAAGGCTATCCTAAAAGTTTCAATTGATGGGAAGAAAAGGTATTATGAGTTGAAATTCAAACCTATATTATCAGAAGATAATAAGGTAAACGGCATATTTATAACTTCACTTAATGTAACAGAATCTCACATTGCAAATAGTGCACTCAAAAAGAGCCAGCAAAAACTACAACAGGTACTGGACAGTTCATTGGACACACTTTGTACTATAGATGAAGACGGGATTTTTCAAATGGTTAGCCGATCATCGGAACAATTATGGGGTTATAAACCGGAAGAATTGGAAGGAAAATCTTTTATGGATTTTGTTATAGCAGAAGATAAGGATCTAACCAGCAAAGTAGCTCAAGAGATAAAAGGCGGCAGGCAATATAGAAATTTCGAAAACCGATATCGACACAAAAATGGGACGATTGTTCCAGTAGTTTGGTCTGCATATTGGGAAGAAGAGCAGAATCTGATGAACTGCGTTGCAAGGGATGCCACCGATAAGAATACTGCTGAAGAGCAATTAAAATTAAGTGAAAGCAGATTTAAAGCCTTAGTGCAGGAGGGGGGTGATTTGATAGGGATATTAGATCTAGAAGGAAATTACAAATATGTAAGCCCCACATCTACTACTATTTTAGGTATTGAACCAGATGAATTTATAGGTGAGAATGCTTTTGATTTTATACATCCTGATGATAAGGAATGGGTAATCAAGGAATTTGAGAAACTGCAAGAAGAGAAAAATGTTCAATTGGCTCCTTTCCGTTTTAGAAATAATAAAGATGAATGGAGATGGTTAGAATCTAGCATTTCAAATTTACTAAAAGAGCCTTCTGTTCAAGGCATAGTTGCAAATTCTAGGGATGTAACGGAAAGAATTGAAATCGAAAGGGAATTAAAGGAAGGAAATGAAAGACTAAAGCTTGTTATGAAAGCTGGTTCTGAAAGCATTTGGGATTATGACCCCGTAAAAGACGAGCTATTTTTGGGTGAGGGGTACCAAAAAAAATATGGCTTTAATTCTTCTGGAAATTTAAGTAATATCAAATTACATGATTCGCTTATTCATCCAGAAGATTTCAAGGAATTAAAATCAAGTAAATTAGATGCGCTTGCGGATCCGAAAATTACCGAATGGACGGGAAGCTATCGCTTTAAGAAAAAAGATGGGGACTATGCTAGGGTTGAGGATAGAGCGCTGATATTAAGAGATAAAAAAGGGATAGCCATTCGCGCAGTAGGTGCCATTAAAGATGTAAGTCAGCAGTACTTAAATGATAAACTAGATGAGATAGAGAAAGAGTTGATGGAAGGCAGTATTAAAGCAGACAAATCAATTCAAGAATTATTACATGATTATTTGGTGGGAATAGATTCTTTATTCTCTGGAATGAAAACATCCGTATCATTTATTGAAAAAAATAGGCTAAAAGATTTCAATTCTCCCAATCTTCCAATAGAATATTTAGAACAAATTGAAAACATACCGATTGGAATAAATCAAGGATCTTGCGGAACAGCTGCTTATTTGAAGAAACAAATAATTGTTAAAAATATTCTGGAAGATGATAGATGGGATGGATATAAGGATTTAGCCATAAAGTACAAATTTAAATCTTGCTGGTCTGAACCTATTTTTGATACTAAAGGAAGCGTGATAGCGACTTTTGCTATCTACACAGACACCGTAAAAGAACCTGAAGATTTGGAGCTTAACATTTTTGAAAGAGGAGCCAGACTTATTTCACTTATTCTTCAAAATTTCAATTATATCAAAAGTATCCAAGAAAGTAATGAAAGATTTAAATATATCAACAAGGCTACTAATAATGCTATCTACGACTGGAATGTAAAAGAAGACCTTTTTTATTGGGGAAATAGTTTAACCCGTGTTTTTGGTCACAAAATTAATGAAAACAAATTTAGCTTGAGAGATTGGGCTAATTGGTTACATCCAGATGACCGGGATGAAGTCCTGCAAAATCTAGATATGTTCTTAGCAAATCCAGAAGGATCCAAATGGTCTTATGAATATAGGTTCAAAGACATAAACGAACAATATGCTTATGTGGAAGAAGTTGGCTATCTAATACGTGATGAAAAGGGGCAAGCATTAAGAATGATAGGAGCCCTTAGAGATCAAACACAATACAAACAAGATCAAATTAGACAAGAGCTTCATTATGAGCTTTCGCAATTTTTTAAAAAAGATGAAAGTCTAAGTAAAGTACTTAAGAAAAGTGTAAAATTTTTGAGTCAGTTTGGTGGTTTTAAAGCAGGAGAAATTTGGTTATTGAGTCATAACCAGCAAGAACTTAATCTGTCAACTTTTTACGCCAAAAGTGGTGATAAAGAAATTTTTTATGATGAAAACACAGTAGAAACTTTTCAATTTGGTGAGGGCCTACCGGGAACTGTTTGGAAAACGCTCAAAAATGAGGTCTGGAATGAAATTGATGAAAGCGCTATTTTTATCCGACATAAATTAGCGAAACAAGCTAAATTGAAATCTGCTACCGCTTATCCACTTTTTTACCAGGAAGAGATTATAGGGGTTTTAGTACTTTTTTCAGATAAGAAATTGAAAAAGTATGATCGCGATGTGCTTTTTTATAATAGTCTGAATCAATATTTAGGAGCAGAAATAGTTCGTAAGCAACAAGAAGAAGAACTTAGCTTGTTTTTTGAAAGCGCACCAGAAATCTTGGCTGTGGCTTCTCCCCATGGTAATTTTGTAAAGGTCAATCCAGCTTTTTGTAATTTATTGGGCTATAATGAAGAAGAGCTTACAAATCAGCCCTTTACTGATTTTCTTCACCCAAGTGATTTGCAGGGTACCATAGCTGAATTTAATGAAACAGTTACGGGAGAGCGGCATGCCAATAATTTTATCAATCGTTACAAAACCAAAGATGGACATTATAAATGGATTTCATGGTTTTCCTCCGATCCGTTTGGTCAGGAAGGACTGGTGTTTTCTTATGGTAGAGATGTGACTGAAATAATAGAATTACAGCAAACCGTTGATAATGCTACCAAATTAGCAAAAGTTGGAGGCTGGGAAGTAAATCAGTTAACAGGCGAACATTATTGGTCTCCTATGACAAAAATAATTCATGAGGTTTCTGAAAACTTCTCTCCTAATTTAGAAGAAGCAATAAATTTTTATCGTCCGGATTTTCAAGGAACAGTATCGAATGCAGTAGAAAGAGCCATAAAATTTGGAGAAGAGTTTGATTTTGAAGCAGTTATCATTACTGCTAAAGGAAATGAAAAATGGGTACGAGCAATCGGGAATGTCGAAATGAGAGATGGAGAATGTGTTAGACTTTACGGTAGTTTCCAAGATATAAATGATCGGAAAATGATAGAACTCCGATTAGAGAATATATCTAACAACATTCCAGGAGTTATTTTTCAATATCATTTAAAACCTGATGGTACTGATCTTTTGGATTTTGTAAGTAAAGGTTCGGAAGAAATTTTTGGCTTTACGCCAGAAGCCTGCATGGAAAGCACCGATAAAATATGGAAACTTATTGAAGCGGGTGGTGACATGCTGCAGATGAAAAAAACAATATTTAAATCTGCTAAACACTTAAGCCAGTGGCATGCAGTATGGAGGTACCAACACCCAGATGGCAATATTTATTGGCATGAAGGCTTTGGAAATCCGATGAAAAAGCCTAATGGATCGGTCGTGTGGGATTCAATTATTGTAGATATAACAGAGAAAAGGAAAGCAGAAGAACAAATTAGGATAGCTAATTTAGCATTAGAGAAGCATGCAAGAGATTTGGAGATTTCTAATGCAGAATTAGAACAGTTCGCTTATGTGGCGTCACATGATTTGCAAGAGCCGTTAAGAATGGTTTCAGGTTTTTTAACACAATTAGAAAAAAAGTATGGAGACCAACTGGATGACAAAGCTCATCAATATATTGACTTTGCTGTAGATGGAGCAAAAAGAATGCGTCAAATTATTTTGGATTTATTAGATTTTTCAAGAATAGGTAAGGACGAAGAGGACTTTGTTGATGTTGATTTAAACGATGTAGTAAACGAAGTTTGTTTATTGCACAGAAAGCAGATTGAAGAATTAAATGCGGAAGTACTGTTTGACAATTTGCCAACTATTCAGGGACACCCATCTCCCATGATACAGCTATTTCAAAACTTGATTTCAAATGGATTGAAATATAATAATCCTAATATTCCGCCAAAAATTTTAATTAGAGGCAGAGAATTAAAAAAGGAATGGAAATTCTCAGTGAAGGATAACGGAATTGGAATAGAAGAAGCATACTTTGACAGAATTTTCAACATTTTCCAAAGGCTTCATAATAAAACAGCCTATTCAGGCACCGGAATGGGGCTTGCTATAGTAAAGAAAATAGTTGAAAACCAAAAGGGAAAAATTTGGCTTGAATCAAAAGTTGGAAAAGGCACAACTTTTTACTTTACTATACCTAAATAA
- a CDS encoding C40 family peptidase, producing MLQHKFRKIYSNQLILLLLIVVFLSGCAASKKRKVREKRLDIIIETARSYTGTPYKWGGVNRSGMDCSGLLYVSFKAGEVNIPRVSRDQAKVGEKVKFRKLEEGDVVFFAMGKSRRKITHAGLVTEVRGKNDVRFIHASSSVGVVEANIYTDYYKKKFRKARRYF from the coding sequence ATGCTTCAACACAAATTTAGGAAAATATATTCCAACCAACTGATTTTATTATTGCTGATTGTTGTGTTTCTGTCTGGATGTGCCGCAAGTAAGAAACGAAAGGTCAGAGAGAAGAGACTAGATATTATTATTGAGACCGCACGCTCTTACACTGGAACACCCTATAAATGGGGAGGAGTAAACCGCTCAGGAATGGATTGCTCGGGTTTATTATATGTGAGTTTTAAAGCAGGAGAAGTAAATATTCCAAGAGTTTCTAGAGACCAAGCTAAGGTAGGAGAAAAGGTGAAATTCAGAAAGCTAGAAGAAGGTGATGTAGTCTTTTTTGCCATGGGGAAAAGTAGAAGAAAAATTACCCATGCAGGTCTGGTAACAGAAGTGAGGGGTAAAAATGATGTGCGTTTTATCCATGCTTCTTCAAGTGTAGGCGTGGTGGAAGCCAATATTTATACAGATTATTATAAAAAGAAATTCAGGAAAGCTAGGAGGTATTTTTAG
- a CDS encoding FAD-binding oxidoreductase, producing the protein MDTVTNQSIFEELVSIVGSKNAFLQDEDKYKYSHDHTEDYSFMPDVVLKPSTPEEISAIMKKCNEHLIPVTPRGGGTGLSGGALPTKKGVVISMEKFNNILSIDELNLQATVEPGVITEVFQNAVKEKGLFYPPDPSSKGTCFLGGNLAENAGGPKAVKYGVTRDYVLNMEVVLPNGEIIWTAANVLKNSTGYNLTQLMCGSEGTLGIITKIVFKLRPFPRKDVTLLAPFTSNEEACRAIAAIFKAGVAPSGMEFMERDAIVKTQAYIQNEMGETVSVDLPEEVKAHLLIELDGNDEEVMMNEAEIILNVLEDFDTAGEVLFADTQAQKDELWKLRRNVSPAVNAYSLTKAEDVVVPRGNLPALIVFIKEVGEKYGFNSVCYGHAGDGNLHINIMKENLSDEYWNKEVNEGIGEIFEEVVRLGGTLSGEHGIGIAKRPYMQMAMGDVKLGLMRGIKKVFDPNNILNPEKIF; encoded by the coding sequence ATGGATACAGTTACAAATCAAAGCATTTTTGAGGAATTGGTCAGCATTGTAGGGTCAAAAAATGCCTTTTTACAGGATGAGGACAAATATAAATATTCTCACGATCACACTGAGGATTATTCCTTTATGCCTGATGTGGTTTTGAAGCCTTCTACTCCAGAAGAAATCAGCGCCATTATGAAAAAATGTAATGAACACTTAATCCCAGTAACTCCTAGAGGTGGTGGAACGGGTTTAAGCGGTGGTGCCCTACCTACCAAAAAAGGAGTGGTCATCAGTATGGAGAAATTCAATAACATTTTATCCATAGATGAATTAAATTTGCAAGCGACTGTGGAACCCGGTGTTATCACGGAAGTATTTCAAAATGCTGTAAAAGAAAAAGGATTGTTTTACCCGCCTGACCCCTCAAGTAAAGGCACTTGCTTTTTGGGTGGAAACTTAGCAGAAAATGCTGGTGGACCCAAAGCTGTGAAATATGGCGTTACCCGTGATTATGTTTTAAACATGGAGGTGGTTTTGCCCAATGGCGAAATCATATGGACCGCGGCTAATGTATTGAAAAATAGTACTGGATATAATCTGACCCAGCTAATGTGTGGAAGTGAGGGTACTTTAGGCATCATTACTAAAATCGTTTTCAAACTAAGACCATTTCCTAGAAAGGATGTGACATTACTAGCGCCATTTACTAGCAATGAAGAGGCCTGCAGAGCTATTGCTGCTATCTTTAAGGCAGGAGTAGCTCCTTCAGGAATGGAGTTTATGGAAAGAGATGCGATCGTAAAAACCCAAGCTTATATTCAAAATGAAATGGGAGAAACGGTGAGTGTAGACTTACCAGAGGAGGTGAAAGCACATTTATTAATTGAACTCGATGGAAATGACGAAGAGGTTATGATGAATGAGGCCGAAATTATTTTGAATGTGTTAGAAGATTTTGATACAGCCGGAGAAGTGCTCTTTGCCGATACACAAGCCCAAAAAGATGAGCTTTGGAAGTTAAGAAGAAATGTAAGTCCAGCCGTGAATGCATATTCTCTAACTAAAGCCGAAGATGTGGTAGTGCCGAGAGGAAATCTACCTGCCTTAATTGTTTTCATTAAAGAAGTGGGTGAAAAATATGGCTTTAATTCCGTTTGTTATGGACATGCAGGAGATGGAAATCTCCACATCAACATCATGAAAGAAAATTTAAGTGATGAATATTGGAATAAGGAAGTGAATGAAGGCATAGGAGAAATCTTCGAAGAAGTAGTTCGTTTGGGAGGAACACTTTCTGGTGAACATGGGATAGGAATTGCAAAAAGACCTTATATGCAAATGGCAATGGGAGACGTCAAACTGGGCTTGATGCGTGGCATCAAAAAAGTGTTTGATCCAAACAATATTTTAAATCCAGAAAAAATATTTTAA
- a CDS encoding TetR/AcrR family transcriptional regulator encodes MADNLLSSIKIELNPHLFQKDPESSELGRKILSKSLQMIDEMGLESFTFGKLAKALCTTESSIYRYFESKHKLLLYFYNWYWSWIDLQLAFNTHNLTDPETKLRRAIEVICKPTSEDKKQHTLNFDQLVNIVISESSKAYLTKDVDTENKFGLFLTFKKVSRRLAEIMEEIKPGFDYGNTLASTSIVGILHQQYFAMHMPSLSDYQSDKDELSTIFYHIILNNLNN; translated from the coding sequence ATGGCAGACAACTTACTTTCATCAATTAAAATTGAGCTTAACCCTCATCTTTTTCAGAAAGACCCAGAATCTTCTGAATTAGGCAGGAAAATACTGTCTAAATCTTTGCAAATGATAGATGAAATGGGACTAGAAAGCTTTACTTTCGGCAAGTTAGCAAAAGCATTATGTACTACGGAAAGTTCCATTTATCGCTATTTTGAAAGCAAACATAAATTATTATTGTATTTCTATAATTGGTATTGGAGTTGGATAGACCTTCAATTAGCTTTTAATACTCATAATTTGACTGACCCTGAAACCAAGTTGCGAAGAGCTATTGAAGTAATTTGCAAGCCTACTTCGGAGGATAAAAAACAACATACACTTAATTTCGATCAGCTCGTCAATATTGTGATATCAGAATCATCCAAGGCTTATCTAACCAAGGATGTAGATACAGAAAATAAGTTTGGATTATTTCTTACTTTTAAGAAAGTCTCAAGACGCCTGGCGGAGATTATGGAAGAAATTAAACCTGGGTTTGATTATGGAAATACTTTAGCATCTACCAGCATAGTAGGCATATTACATCAGCAATATTTTGCTATGCACATGCCCTCTTTATCAGATTACCAATCTGATAAGGATGAGTTATCTACCATTTTCTATCATATTATTCTTAACAATTTGAACAACTAA
- a CDS encoding peptidase domain-containing ABC transporter codes for MADNYKVHPFTRFIQLLRPEKSLVFTIYIYAIFAGLISLSLPLGIQAIINLIMGGQVSTSWIILVVLVILGIIVNGYLQVRQLTINEVLQQKIFTRASFEFAYRIPRFKIDQIKKQYLPELINRFFDTMSVQKGLSKILIDFSTAFFQIIFGLLLVSFYHPFFIVFSFFLIILIFLIVRLTGPKGLKTSLVESNYKYETAHWLEELARNVESFKMAGESTLPLEKNDGNTEAYVKARKKHFNVIINQFSLMIGFKAVVAAGLLLIGGILVIEQQMNIGQFVAAEIIVILIINSVEKIIFTIESVYDVLTAVEKIAKVTDLPLEEFLSGDKPLNESEGMNIKIRNINFTDYETGHLFLNNINLDIKSGEKVAIAGSSNAGKSILLQFICGWYSNYTGNILYNNTSLQELNLTDIRRQIGDCMTTASIFQGTIEENISIGSPMSNFKELQKAASITGLDQYLEHNKNGYQQMLYPGDKTFPKKVVQQILWTRGILGNKSMILWEDVFGTTSRQEKMKFVDSLIDDKNQKTTLLITNDMEILEKCDRVIGMENGQIIHDLPSSEVGSIEWFQKICLNKNA; via the coding sequence ATGGCAGACAATTATAAAGTACATCCCTTTACGCGTTTCATTCAGCTACTGAGACCAGAAAAAAGCCTGGTTTTTACCATTTATATCTATGCTATTTTTGCTGGTCTCATAAGTCTTTCCTTGCCATTAGGAATTCAAGCGATAATTAATTTAATCATGGGTGGGCAAGTAAGCACCTCATGGATTATTTTAGTCGTTTTAGTGATTTTAGGTATAATTGTAAACGGATATTTGCAAGTTAGGCAATTAACTATCAATGAGGTTTTACAACAAAAAATCTTTACTCGTGCATCCTTTGAATTTGCTTATAGAATTCCTCGTTTTAAGATCGATCAGATTAAAAAACAGTATCTTCCTGAGTTGATTAATAGATTCTTTGATACAATGTCGGTTCAGAAAGGTCTATCAAAAATACTAATCGACTTTTCTACTGCCTTTTTCCAGATCATATTTGGCTTACTATTAGTTTCTTTTTACCATCCGTTCTTTATTGTTTTCTCTTTCTTTCTAATCATTTTGATTTTCCTTATTGTAAGGTTGACGGGGCCAAAAGGTTTAAAAACTAGTTTGGTAGAATCTAACTATAAATATGAGACGGCTCATTGGTTAGAAGAACTAGCAAGAAATGTAGAAAGCTTTAAGATGGCTGGAGAGTCTACTCTTCCTTTAGAGAAAAACGATGGAAATACTGAAGCCTATGTGAAAGCCAGAAAAAAGCATTTTAATGTGATAATCAATCAATTTTCATTAATGATCGGTTTCAAAGCTGTAGTAGCTGCTGGTCTCTTACTTATTGGTGGAATTTTAGTGATAGAGCAACAAATGAATATTGGTCAATTTGTTGCAGCAGAAATTATCGTCATCCTAATTATCAACTCCGTTGAAAAAATAATTTTCACTATAGAATCCGTTTACGATGTGCTGACTGCAGTTGAAAAAATCGCCAAAGTTACTGATCTACCTCTAGAAGAATTTCTTTCTGGTGATAAGCCATTGAATGAATCAGAAGGGATGAACATAAAAATAAGAAATATAAATTTCACGGATTATGAAACTGGTCATCTATTTCTAAACAATATAAACCTTGATATAAAAAGTGGAGAGAAGGTGGCAATTGCTGGAAGTTCTAATGCAGGGAAGTCTATCTTACTACAATTTATCTGTGGGTGGTACAGCAATTATACTGGCAATATTTTATACAATAACACCTCATTACAAGAACTAAATTTAACTGACATAAGGCGTCAAATTGGCGATTGTATGACTACTGCAAGTATCTTCCAAGGAACTATTGAGGAAAATATATCTATAGGATCTCCGATGAGCAATTTTAAAGAACTACAAAAGGCCGCTAGTATCACCGGACTAGATCAATATCTTGAGCATAATAAAAATGGTTATCAGCAAATGCTTTACCCTGGAGACAAAACTTTCCCCAAAAAGGTGGTTCAGCAAATTTTATGGACAAGAGGAATTTTGGGAAATAAATCAATGATACTTTGGGAGGATGTTTTCGGAACAACCTCTCGGCAAGAGAAAATGAAGTTTGTTGATTCTTTAATCGATGATAAAAACCAGAAAACAACTCTTTTAATTACTAACGATATGGAAATCTTAGAAAAATGTGATCGAGTTATTGGTATGGAAAACGGGCAAATTATACACGATTTGCCTTCCTCGGAAGTTGGAAGTATAGAATGGTTTCAAAAAATTTGCCTAAATAAAAATGCTTAA